GATGCGGTATCGCTTGCCACGCTCGGCTCGGGCCTTGCGGGCGGGGCGGTTGCCGGCGTCATCGCCGGCTTCGTCCGCACCCGCGCCGGACTCGATCGCTGATGCGACAGGCGGCCTATGCCGCCGTGGCCGAACCCGCTTCGTCGAGTTGCTCCAGCATCCGCGCGGCACCGGAGATTTCGGCTTCGCCCGGATTGTCCTCGACGTTCAGGGATTTGATGACGCCATCCTCGACCAGCATCGAATAGCGCTTCGTGCGCACGCCCAGGCCAGCCGCCGACAGGTCGGCGTCCATGCCGATCGCCCTGGTGAACGCCCCGTCCCAGTCGGCCAGAAAGTCGATCTTGTCCATCCCGCCCGACTGCTCGGCCCATGCCTTCATGACGAAGGGGTCGTTCACGGAGACGACCGCGATTGCGTCGACACCCTTGGCGAGGATTTCGTCCCGGTTCTCGAGGTAGCCGGGCAGATGGTTGAGCGTGCAGGTCGGCGTGAACGCTCCGGGCACGGCGAAAAGCACGACCGTCTTGCCGCCGAAGATGTCGGCCGTCTCGACATTGCCGGGTCCGTCGGCGTCGACGGTCTTGAGCGTCATTTCCGGCAGTTTCTCGCCGATCGCGATGGTCATCTGATCATCCTCTCCTGAGTGTTTGGGACCCGGTGTACATAGGCGCTCGACGGCGCCGATAAAGAGCCCGAAAGCCGGGCACGATCAACGCTCTAGCCTCCCCGTCCGGCGATGTGGAGGGCGTGCGTCCGCTCGCGGGCATGATCGCCCGCGCTGACCGTGACGATCGCGTCAACCGTGCGCGCGGCCATACCGGGCTTGACCGGTTCGAGCGCGAAGCGCGTCCGGCCTTCGGCACGTTCGACGACGCGGGGCGGCTTGAACTGCGTGCCGTCCGGTGCGTGCACGAACAGCGACGGCGGCGAGCCGAGGGGGTGGGCAACGGTGACGAGCGCATGGCCGGCCGGCGGGTCGGGCTCGACCGTGACCTCGAGCGCGTCCGAAGCATCGGGCGGCAGCGCCGCATGGGCCGCTTCGACGCGCATGGCATCGAGCGTGGAGCCACTGGCGTAGTCGACATCGAGCCTGAAGTCGGCCTGCACCGGAATGCAGATGTCCTCGCAGATGCCCATGAAGACGCTTGCCACCAGCCTCGCCTTTCCGTTGGCCGTGCGCTTGAGCGTGAAGGGCAGGGCGACCGGGCGGTCATAGCCGGCGAAATCGCCGTAGGGGTTCTCTATCCAGACCGGGGCGGGGTAATGGATGATCGGTTCGGCCAAGCCCGCGCTGCCCGCAACGCTCATCTGCGGCGGAATGCCGGACGATCCCGGATCGCGCCAGTATGTCTTCCAGCCGGGCTCCAGCCGCACCTCGATCACCCCGCGCAGGTCGGCATCGCCCCTTTGCGGCGGGGCGACGACCAGCCGAACGTCGCCGCCGACCGTGTCGAACCAGTCGGTCGACTGGGCGAGGGCCTGGCCAGCGACCGCCGCCATGAGGGGCAGCGCGACAAGGGCGCCGAGAAGCGTGGTGCAGCGGGTC
The genomic region above belongs to Pyruvatibacter sp. and contains:
- a CDS encoding peroxiredoxin → MTIAIGEKLPEMTLKTVDADGPGNVETADIFGGKTVVLFAVPGAFTPTCTLNHLPGYLENRDEILAKGVDAIAVVSVNDPFVMKAWAEQSGGMDKIDFLADWDGAFTRAIGMDADLSAAGLGVRTKRYSMLVEDGVIKSLNVEDNPGEAEISGAARMLEQLDEAGSATAA
- a CDS encoding protein-disulfide reductase DsbD domain-containing protein; the encoded protein is MRVDRPAAAGHTLIMTRCTTLLGALVALPLMAAVAGQALAQSTDWFDTVGGDVRLVVAPPQRGDADLRGVIEVRLEPGWKTYWRDPGSSGIPPQMSVAGSAGLAEPIIHYPAPVWIENPYGDFAGYDRPVALPFTLKRTANGKARLVASVFMGICEDICIPVQADFRLDVDYASGSTLDAMRVEAAHAALPPDASDALEVTVEPDPPAGHALVTVAHPLGSPPSLFVHAPDGTQFKPPRVVERAEGRTRFALEPVKPGMAARTVDAIVTVSAGDHARERTHALHIAGRGG